In a genomic window of Borrelia maritima:
- a CDS encoding cell division protein FtsQ/DivIB, producing MIFERKFLVKYIYFSISLIFFEIIIIIFVSPYFLIRYISINNDISLSKEDIIKISGIKPNTYYHNTNVKMYEENLRRDLRIKNAKVDLKFPNKINIKVEKRIPVAVALENANGNITYYYIASDGVILEKSKYLIYDLPIISGLVLNYNNVGDFLEDRMLNIVRGLDYLKINQKYLYNLVSEVNFLKLNFYDYNVILYIKSIYNKILVTVDMDLIDAMHKAFLAVDLLKGKPGIIDLRSGDIILLGEG from the coding sequence ATGATTTTTGAGAGAAAATTTTTAGTTAAGTATATATATTTTTCAATCTCTTTAATTTTTTTTGAGATAATAATTATTATTTTTGTGTCTCCTTATTTTTTAATTAGGTATATTAGTATTAATAATGATATTTCTCTTTCTAAAGAAGATATAATCAAGATTTCAGGAATCAAGCCTAATACATATTATCATAATACTAATGTTAAAATGTATGAGGAGAATCTTAGAAGAGATTTAAGGATAAAAAATGCTAAAGTTGATCTTAAGTTTCCAAATAAGATCAATATTAAAGTAGAAAAAAGAATACCGGTTGCTGTTGCTTTAGAAAACGCAAATGGTAATATTACTTATTATTACATCGCATCAGATGGTGTAATTTTAGAAAAAAGTAAATATTTAATTTATGATTTACCTATAATTAGCGGATTAGTTTTAAACTATAACAATGTTGGAGATTTTTTAGAAGATAGAATGCTTAATATTGTAAGAGGCCTTGATTATCTTAAAATAAATCAAAAATATTTGTATAATTTAGTATCAGAGGTGAATTTTTTAAAATTGAATTTCTACGATTATAATGTAATTTTGTATATTAAAAGTATATATAATAAAATATTGGTAACAGTTGATATGGATTTAATAGATGCAATGCATAAAGCGTTTCTTGCAGTTGATCTGCTTAAAGGAAAGCCCGGTATTATAGATTTAAGAAGTGGTGATATCATTTTGTTAGGAGAAGGCTAG
- a CDS encoding UDP-N-acetylmuramoyl-tripeptide--D-alanyl-D-alanine ligase: MRIKIKDILISSKDVKFVGNIKNIEKVVSFYSLDSREIKNNNIDVALYFAYKGNKVDGFSFVKYLIDLGVKCFVCSRDHESECIEYLNDNEELVFLLTNNVIRLLQTLAACLIEKTSFKRIAITGSNGKTTTKEMLYSILSKKYKTYKTWGNLNSDIGLPLSILRVEGNEEYAVFEVGVSYVGEMDLLSQILKPEIVIITNISYAHMQSFKELQAIAFEKSKIIGKNIEIFVVNEMNDYYGYLEKRAKIANPNVKIVYFDFENLNIKSFSFVEGKFSYDFVYKGFEYSILLLGRHNIFNAIGCINLALFLGIREKEIREGLIETAFQKGRAEILTKNGYLILNDSYNGNMGSFMALKNMILDLNIQNKKFIVLGSFKELGEFAYKTHKDLIQEAVLMNFDKIFLIGEEFLDVRDSENLVERCLYYFSEFDKFIDFFLKSLEPSVFIVIKGSRLNRLERILNYI; the protein is encoded by the coding sequence GTGCGTATAAAGATTAAGGATATTTTAATCTCTTCTAAAGATGTGAAGTTTGTGGGAAATATAAAAAATATTGAAAAAGTAGTATCGTTTTACTCCTTAGACAGTCGAGAAATAAAGAATAATAATATTGATGTCGCTCTTTATTTTGCATATAAGGGAAATAAAGTAGATGGATTTTCTTTTGTTAAATATTTAATTGATTTGGGTGTGAAATGTTTTGTATGTTCAAGAGATCATGAATCTGAGTGTATTGAATATTTAAATGATAATGAAGAGCTAGTTTTTTTACTTACAAACAATGTAATAAGGCTTCTTCAAACTTTAGCAGCGTGTTTAATTGAAAAAACAAGTTTTAAAAGAATTGCTATTACAGGTAGCAATGGTAAAACCACAACCAAAGAGATGCTTTATAGTATTCTTTCAAAGAAGTATAAAACTTACAAAACTTGGGGTAATTTAAATTCTGACATTGGGCTTCCCCTTAGCATTTTAAGGGTAGAGGGCAATGAAGAGTATGCTGTTTTTGAGGTTGGAGTTAGTTATGTTGGGGAAATGGATCTTTTGTCCCAAATTTTAAAACCAGAAATTGTTATTATTACAAATATAAGCTATGCACATATGCAATCGTTTAAAGAATTACAAGCTATTGCTTTTGAAAAGAGCAAAATAATTGGGAAAAACATTGAAATCTTTGTTGTAAATGAAATGAATGATTATTATGGTTATCTTGAAAAAAGAGCAAAAATAGCAAATCCAAATGTTAAAATTGTTTATTTTGATTTTGAAAATCTTAATATTAAATCATTTTCTTTTGTGGAAGGAAAATTTTCTTATGACTTTGTTTACAAAGGGTTTGAGTACTCTATTTTATTGCTAGGCCGGCATAATATTTTTAATGCAATAGGATGTATTAATTTAGCTTTATTTTTGGGAATAAGAGAAAAAGAAATTAGAGAAGGCCTTATTGAAACTGCTTTTCAAAAGGGCAGGGCAGAAATTTTGACAAAAAATGGATATTTAATTTTAAATGATTCTTATAATGGCAATATGGGTTCTTTTATGGCCTTGAAAAATATGATTTTGGACCTTAATATCCAAAACAAAAAATTTATAGTTCTTGGATCTTTTAAAGAGCTTGGAGAATTTGCATATAAAACTCATAAAGATTTAATTCAAGAGGCTGTTTTAATGAATTTTGATAAAATTTTTCTAATTGGTGAAGAATTTTTAGATGTTAGAGATTCTGAGAATTTAGTTGAAAGATGTTTATATTACTTTAGTGAGTTTGATAAATTTATTGATTTTTTTTTAAAAAGCTTGGAACCTTCAGTTTTTATTGTTATTAAGGGTTCAAGGTTAAACAGGTTGGAGAGAATTTTAAATTATATTTAG
- the rsmH gene encoding 16S rRNA (cytosine(1402)-N(4))-methyltransferase RsmH, whose amino-acid sequence MNNNVFHFPVLLDEICKLIEGLPVKSDLIYIDSTLGEGIHAKEILKKYDFLSLVGIERDSQILERAKQFLIAFEERITYVNDWFDNFFLNYPLNVKADFILVDLGISMFHYKGSKRGFTFLEDEPLDMRLCSSSCRISAAEVVNTFSKYDLEALIYDLSNEYYSRRISKAIVEYRKIKKIQTTKELQSIINKVYPVSKFKINPATKTFQALRIYVNDELARLKKSLPLWVENLAKDGILAIITFHSIEDRIVKDFFKSLNCDLYAKVSKKPIIPSFYEIKKNKPSRSAKLRAVKKNE is encoded by the coding sequence ATGAATAATAATGTTTTTCATTTTCCAGTACTTCTTGATGAAATTTGCAAGCTTATAGAAGGGCTACCTGTAAAAAGCGATTTAATATACATTGATTCTACTCTTGGAGAAGGAATTCATGCAAAAGAGATTCTTAAAAAATATGATTTTTTAAGTTTGGTTGGAATTGAAAGAGATTCTCAAATTTTAGAAAGAGCAAAGCAGTTTCTTATTGCCTTTGAAGAGAGAATTACATATGTTAATGATTGGTTTGACAATTTCTTTCTCAATTACCCTTTAAATGTAAAAGCCGATTTTATTTTAGTTGATCTTGGTATTTCTATGTTTCATTACAAGGGTAGTAAAAGGGGGTTTACTTTTCTTGAAGATGAGCCTTTGGATATGAGACTTTGTTCTTCTTCTTGCAGAATTAGTGCAGCTGAGGTTGTAAACACTTTTAGTAAATATGACCTTGAAGCTTTAATTTATGATTTAAGTAATGAATATTATTCTAGAAGAATCTCTAAAGCTATTGTAGAATATCGAAAGATTAAAAAAATACAAACTACAAAAGAGTTACAATCTATAATAAATAAAGTTTATCCTGTTTCAAAATTTAAAATAAATCCAGCTACAAAAACTTTTCAAGCGTTAAGAATTTATGTGAACGATGAGCTTGCAAGGCTTAAAAAAAGTTTACCTTTGTGGGTAGAAAATTTAGCCAAAGATGGGATTTTAGCTATTATTACGTTTCATTCAATAGAAGATCGCATTGTAAAAGATTTTTTTAAAAGTTTAAACTGTGATTTGTATGCTAAGGTTTCAAAAAAGCCCATTATTCCAAGTTTTTATGAGATTAAAAAAAATAAACCTTCAAGGAGTGCAAAGCTTAGGGCTGTAAAAAAAAATGAGTAG
- a CDS encoding ABC transporter permease: MNFFRNSFMALFFSFLILSISYFFSDFFQFSYIKMISWRFILFLIMATGIVTCAKTNSLNLGNEGQVYFGAFFVYIFSSFFGLTYLNFIYLIFLSSFFVGLLGLIPFFITFFFGLNRALTGLLISYGNQRLIDGFILNMLKTGSFSNQTKRINSLFALDSSLIYLFLFGMLIWLFYFLMHKKTIYGLQLEILSNKKKIGIFFNINEFKYKFFSVFGSAFLNGLAGSMFVVFYKQYLVLGLTSGLGWSSLIVAVISGFNYIYVLFFSLLFSILIEFNNFLNINYDFKYEFIGLCQSVAIFISLFFIKAREN, encoded by the coding sequence ATGAACTTTTTTAGAAATAGCTTTATGGCATTATTTTTTTCTTTTTTGATATTAAGTATCAGCTATTTTTTTAGTGATTTTTTTCAATTTTCATATATAAAGATGATATCTTGGCGTTTTATTTTATTTTTAATAATGGCTACTGGGATTGTCACTTGTGCCAAGACCAATTCATTAAATCTTGGAAATGAAGGTCAGGTTTATTTTGGAGCATTTTTCGTTTATATATTTTCAAGTTTTTTTGGATTAACCTATTTAAATTTTATATATTTGATATTTTTGAGTTCTTTTTTTGTAGGACTTTTGGGACTTATACCTTTTTTTATTACTTTTTTCTTTGGATTAAATAGAGCTTTAACGGGTCTTTTAATTTCTTATGGAAATCAAAGGTTGATAGATGGATTTATTTTAAATATGTTAAAAACAGGTAGTTTTTCTAATCAGACAAAAAGAATTAATAGTTTATTTGCTTTAGATTCGTCACTTATTTATTTGTTTTTATTTGGCATGTTAATTTGGCTTTTTTATTTTTTGATGCACAAAAAAACTATTTATGGACTTCAGCTTGAAATATTAAGTAATAAGAAAAAGATAGGTATTTTTTTCAATATAAATGAATTTAAATATAAGTTTTTCTCTGTATTTGGTAGTGCCTTTTTAAATGGTCTTGCAGGCTCTATGTTTGTAGTATTTTACAAACAGTATTTGGTTTTAGGGTTGACTTCAGGGCTTGGTTGGAGCAGTTTAATTGTTGCTGTAATTTCAGGATTTAATTATATTTACGTATTATTTTTTAGCTTATTGTTTTCAATATTAATCGAATTTAATAATTTTCTTAATATAAATTATGACTTTAAATATGAATTTATTGGGTTGTGTCAATCAGTTGCCATTTTTATCTCTTTATTTTTTATTAAAGCTAGGGAAAATTAG
- the ftsW gene encoding putative lipid II flippase FtsW gives MLVLLLLVAYGLVVFYTSSFFLSLELTGNPNFLFFTRLNYLFLSFIAFLVFERISLDFLKRSIFPVLVITLFLIMATFLSPSISGAKRWIFFQGISIQPSEIFKISFTIYLSAYLSKFDPRKNNGISYWLKPMLIFAIFWVLIILQNDYSTAIYFAILFFIVLFVSNMAFSYVFAIVIAFLPVSAIFLMLEPYRVSRIFAFLNPYEDPSGKGYQIIASLNALKSGGIWGKGLGMGEIKLGKLPEANSDFIFSVLGEELGFLGVLFAISLFFLFFYFGYFIAIHANSRFKFFIAFISSLAIFLQGIMNILIAIGLLPPTGINLPFFSSGGSSIIVTMVLSGLISNVSKNLSDN, from the coding sequence TTGCTTGTTTTACTGCTATTAGTAGCTTATGGTCTTGTGGTTTTTTACACTTCTTCCTTTTTCTTAAGCTTAGAGCTAACAGGTAATCCAAATTTTTTATTTTTTACAAGGCTTAATTACCTTTTTTTAAGCTTTATAGCTTTTCTTGTTTTTGAGAGAATCTCTTTAGACTTTTTAAAAAGATCAATATTCCCTGTGTTAGTTATAACTCTTTTTTTAATTATGGCAACCTTTTTATCTCCAAGTATTTCTGGAGCAAAGAGATGGATATTCTTTCAAGGCATTAGTATTCAACCTTCTGAGATTTTTAAAATATCTTTTACTATTTATCTTTCAGCTTATTTGAGTAAGTTTGATCCAAGAAAAAACAACGGTATTTCATACTGGTTAAAGCCAATGTTGATTTTTGCAATTTTTTGGGTGTTAATAATTTTGCAAAACGATTATTCAACAGCTATTTATTTTGCTATTCTTTTTTTTATTGTTTTGTTTGTTTCTAACATGGCATTTAGCTATGTTTTTGCTATTGTGATTGCTTTTTTGCCAGTTTCCGCTATATTTTTAATGCTTGAACCTTACAGGGTTTCTAGAATTTTTGCCTTTCTTAATCCTTACGAGGATCCTTCTGGGAAAGGTTACCAAATAATTGCATCTCTTAATGCTTTAAAAAGTGGAGGAATTTGGGGCAAAGGTTTGGGAATGGGGGAGATAAAACTTGGAAAACTTCCAGAGGCTAATTCCGATTTTATTTTTTCAGTTCTTGGAGAAGAATTGGGGTTTTTAGGTGTTTTGTTTGCTATAAGTTTATTTTTCTTGTTTTTTTATTTTGGCTATTTTATAGCTATTCATGCTAATAGCAGGTTTAAATTTTTTATTGCATTTATTTCAAGTCTTGCAATTTTTCTTCAAGGTATAATGAATATTTTAATTGCAATAGGTCTTTTGCCTCCCACTGGGATAAATTTGCCGTTTTTTTCATCTGGAGGATCTTCTATTATTGTTACTATGGTACTTTCTGGTCTTATTTCAAATGTTTCAAAAAACTTAAGTGATAATTGA
- the mraY gene encoding phospho-N-acetylmuramoyl-pentapeptide-transferase, with amino-acid sequence MFYLLGLRLLKYITFRMAYATIFAFLLSLIVGPHIILRLKKLRADQILREDGPKRHLNEKTGIPTMGGILIFFCVFISLVFWSNVLNVYFLIMFFVMLGFAFLGFIDDFLKIKKKTSDGLKARFKIYGQIIFSFISVGILYYFGGEHVSIIYFPFIKSFQVDLGIFYIPFGIFILISSSNAFNLTDGLDGLAIGLSIVITGALIIIAYLTSRADFAAYLHIPNVKGSEELVIFLGALLGGSFGFLWFNAYPAKIMMGDTGSLALGAILGMAALILKSEILFSILAGVFIIETMSVIIQVVVYKKTKKRVFKMAPLHHHFEELGWSEMQVVIRFWIIGLIFAIIALSTIKIR; translated from the coding sequence ATGTTTTACCTTTTAGGTTTACGTTTACTTAAATACATTACCTTTAGAATGGCGTATGCTACAATTTTTGCATTTTTGCTTTCTTTGATTGTAGGCCCGCATATTATTTTAAGGCTAAAAAAATTAAGAGCCGATCAGATTTTAAGAGAAGATGGTCCTAAAAGACATTTAAATGAAAAAACAGGAATTCCTACCATGGGAGGCATTCTTATTTTTTTTTGTGTTTTTATCTCTTTAGTATTTTGGAGTAATGTTTTAAATGTTTATTTTTTGATTATGTTTTTTGTTATGCTTGGATTTGCTTTTTTGGGATTTATAGATGATTTTTTGAAAATAAAAAAGAAAACTTCAGATGGACTTAAAGCTCGATTTAAGATTTATGGACAAATAATATTTTCTTTTATTTCTGTTGGCATTCTATATTATTTTGGGGGTGAGCATGTTAGTATAATCTATTTTCCTTTTATTAAGTCTTTTCAAGTAGATTTGGGTATATTTTACATTCCTTTTGGCATCTTTATTTTAATCTCTTCTTCTAATGCTTTTAATTTAACGGATGGACTTGATGGGCTCGCGATTGGATTAAGTATAGTTATAACAGGAGCTTTAATAATAATAGCTTACCTTACAAGCAGGGCTGATTTTGCAGCTTATTTGCATATTCCAAATGTTAAAGGCTCTGAAGAGCTTGTAATATTTCTTGGGGCTTTACTTGGAGGTAGTTTTGGATTTTTATGGTTTAATGCCTATCCTGCTAAAATTATGATGGGAGATACAGGTAGTTTGGCTCTGGGAGCCATTCTTGGAATGGCAGCGTTGATTTTAAAAAGTGAAATACTTTTTTCAATTCTTGCAGGTGTTTTTATTATTGAAACTATGTCTGTGATTATTCAAGTAGTGGTTTATAAAAAGACTAAAAAAAGAGTATTTAAAATGGCTCCACTTCATCATCATTTTGAAGAACTTGGGTGGTCTGAGATGCAAGTTGTTATTAGATTTTGGATAATAGGACTAATATTTGCTATAATTGCTTTAAGTACTATAAAAATCAGATAA
- a CDS encoding ABC transporter permease, whose translation MFGIFVQALVFSYLALGVLYTEKIGFLNVSIEGISYLSIFLTSFFIYSGYGIFISTIFALFISFVFGFFLSFIVNKNYDIFIAGIGINIFCYFFVDYLMKRNFNFIPGFTLNLSGKFEVIAFIVIFFIFLFTTVYIISYSRIRVVFEFIFSGNYEDILGEKISNRFKSFAIFVSIFTASLAGSFIAVNLNAYSYNLGLNNGWLAICILYIAFSNPLLIFPISFLIVFFEYQFFHTQEYINSYFSLSLPFYVAIIINILVSLIKKKDKP comes from the coding sequence ATGTTTGGTATTTTTGTGCAGGCTCTTGTCTTTTCGTATTTAGCACTTGGAGTTCTTTATACAGAGAAAATAGGATTTTTAAATGTATCTATTGAGGGCATTTCGTATCTTTCAATATTTTTAACATCTTTTTTTATTTATTCGGGATATGGAATTTTTATTTCAACTATTTTTGCTCTTTTTATTAGCTTTGTGTTTGGATTTTTTTTATCTTTTATAGTCAATAAAAATTATGATATTTTTATAGCAGGAATAGGGATTAATATTTTTTGTTATTTTTTTGTTGATTATTTAATGAAGAGAAATTTTAATTTTATTCCGGGCTTTACTTTAAATTTGTCTGGAAAATTTGAGGTTATTGCTTTTATTGTCATTTTTTTCATTTTTTTATTTACTACTGTTTATATTATAAGTTATTCAAGAATTAGAGTAGTTTTTGAATTTATTTTTTCAGGGAATTATGAAGACATTTTAGGTGAAAAAATAAGCAATCGTTTCAAATCTTTTGCGATTTTTGTATCAATTTTCACAGCAAGTCTTGCTGGCTCATTTATTGCGGTAAATCTTAATGCTTACTCTTATAATTTGGGATTAAACAATGGCTGGCTTGCTATTTGTATTCTTTATATTGCATTTTCAAATCCTTTATTAATTTTTCCAATTTCTTTTTTAATAGTTTTTTTTGAATATCAATTTTTTCATACTCAAGAGTATATAAATTCTTATTTTTCTCTTTCTCTTCCATTTTATGTAGCAATAATAATAAATATATTGGTTTCGTTGATTAAGAAAAAAGATAAACCTTGA
- a CDS encoding chemotaxis protein CheW, producing MLKKEISKDKKSQLQVAGFKIGKESYGVSIEHIREIIKVPSEGIYAIPNVPEYIIGIYNLRGSIIPLINLNIKFGVPSISITEEDMLLTGYLIVKIKNKLLGIFVDRVLKVISFDDSRIQEPPATLQTLDRKYISGVVKLDETDNLESEYLVLIDISKIFDKCEFEDIPYKDQHEE from the coding sequence ATGTTGAAAAAAGAAATTTCTAAAGACAAGAAGTCACAGTTGCAAGTTGCAGGTTTTAAAATAGGAAAAGAAAGTTATGGGGTGTCAATAGAGCATATTAGAGAAATTATTAAAGTTCCATCAGAAGGAATTTATGCTATACCAAATGTTCCGGAATATATCATAGGTATTTATAATCTTAGGGGCAGTATTATTCCTTTGATAAATTTAAATATTAAATTTGGGGTTCCTTCTATTTCAATAACAGAAGAAGATATGCTTTTGACGGGATACTTAATAGTTAAGATTAAAAATAAACTTTTGGGCATTTTTGTTGACAGGGTTTTAAAAGTTATTAGTTTTGATGATTCTAGAATTCAAGAACCTCCTGCGACTTTGCAAACTTTAGATAGAAAATATATATCTGGAGTTGTAAAGCTTGATGAGACTGATAATCTTGAGAGTGAATATTTAGTATTAATTGATATTTCAAAAATTTTTGACAAATGCGAATTCGAAGATATTCCTTATAAAGATCAACATGAAGAATAA
- a CDS encoding polyprenyl synthetase family protein, translated as MQNKLFLKKIEKNINKIFSTTNFINLFKDKDLKFTFKIKKETLDYIKEPAIEIINRGGKRIRPMIMILLAHALGLKEKNDKLIYKLSLLLELPHSGSLIIDDIEDNSLKRRGTSAIHLIYGIDNSINAGNLIYFLPAKLIERSNLKKNQKLLIYENFFTTLSNLHLGQGIDIKFHNESYIPSIKEYISLVELKTASLFGMASFLAAIITNNEDKAKKIYSTFLKLGVYFQIIDDIKNIKNKINGKEFGDDLLEGKKSLPIILFLQEKNFEPKIISKFNQIKNEETTAARKEIFNLTEMINSSKSIKNSTIIALKYLNEFKNELNLYPLINRYKNLLIDIIEQIKEGI; from the coding sequence ATGCAAAATAAACTATTTTTAAAAAAAATTGAAAAAAATATTAATAAAATATTCTCAACAACTAATTTTATAAATTTATTCAAAGATAAAGATTTAAAATTTACTTTTAAAATAAAAAAAGAAACTCTTGATTATATTAAAGAACCAGCAATTGAAATTATTAATAGGGGTGGAAAACGAATAAGACCTATGATAATGATTCTTTTAGCACATGCATTGGGCTTAAAAGAAAAAAACGATAAATTAATATATAAATTAAGCTTGCTACTTGAACTCCCTCATTCTGGAAGCTTGATTATTGATGACATTGAAGACAATTCGCTAAAAAGACGAGGTACATCAGCAATACATTTAATCTATGGAATAGATAACAGCATAAACGCTGGCAATTTAATTTATTTTTTACCTGCGAAATTAATAGAAAGATCAAATTTAAAAAAAAATCAAAAATTACTAATTTATGAAAATTTTTTTACAACTCTTTCAAATCTTCACCTGGGACAAGGAATTGATATTAAATTTCACAATGAATCATATATTCCAAGCATTAAGGAATACATTTCTTTAGTAGAATTAAAAACAGCTTCGCTTTTCGGAATGGCAAGCTTTTTAGCTGCAATAATCACAAATAATGAAGACAAAGCTAAAAAAATTTACAGCACATTCTTAAAACTTGGTGTTTATTTCCAAATAATAGACGATATTAAAAACATAAAAAATAAAATTAATGGTAAAGAGTTCGGAGACGATTTGCTTGAAGGGAAAAAAAGCTTGCCAATAATTTTGTTTTTACAAGAAAAAAATTTTGAACCGAAAATTATTTCAAAATTTAATCAAATAAAAAACGAAGAAACCACTGCAGCAAGAAAAGAAATATTTAACCTAACAGAAATGATAAATTCATCAAAATCAATAAAAAACTCAACTATTATTGCCTTAAAATATTTAAACGAATTTAAAAATGAACTAAATTTATATCCATTAATAAATAGATATAAAAATCTACTAATAGATATTATTGAACAAATAAAAGAAGGAATATAA
- a CDS encoding NAD(+)/NADH kinase — MKNKALLCINTLKSGASILGNDIKAYLETKYFIEVILIDVSKPLSSLPRENFLFLITLGGDGTVLLVVNLLLENKNIDIPIISINMGKVGFLADIKIEDFKKVIDRFFKNSLVINKRFLLHVTIYQQGKDLISKYALNDIIIRSSVLNKMIYVDLRVNSESFLSYKSDGIIVSTPTGSTGYSFSAGGPILEADLEGFVLTPISPHSLYNRSFVFSKLSKLSLSFSKEYFISSASIFLDGINFGSFGIDALFEFEISSQSLNFVSFCTDTFVKRLKNKLLQG; from the coding sequence ATGAAGAATAAGGCTCTTCTTTGTATTAATACTTTAAAGTCGGGAGCTAGCATTTTAGGTAATGATATTAAGGCTTATTTAGAAACCAAATATTTTATTGAGGTGATCTTAATAGATGTTAGCAAACCTTTATCTTCTTTGCCAAGAGAAAATTTTCTTTTTTTGATAACTTTAGGGGGAGACGGAACAGTGCTTTTAGTTGTTAATTTGCTTCTTGAAAATAAAAATATTGATATTCCAATTATTTCAATTAATATGGGAAAGGTAGGATTTTTAGCAGATATTAAGATTGAAGATTTTAAAAAAGTAATAGATAGATTTTTTAAAAATTCTTTAGTTATTAATAAAAGATTTTTACTCCATGTAACAATTTATCAGCAAGGTAAAGATTTGATTTCTAAATATGCTTTAAACGATATTATTATTCGCTCAAGCGTTCTTAATAAAATGATTTATGTAGATCTTAGGGTTAATTCTGAAAGTTTTTTATCATATAAAAGTGATGGGATAATTGTGTCTACTCCAACAGGTTCAACCGGATATTCTTTTTCAGCAGGGGGTCCTATTCTAGAAGCGGATCTTGAGGGTTTTGTACTCACACCTATTTCTCCCCATTCCCTTTATAATCGTTCTTTTGTGTTTTCTAAATTAAGTAAACTTTCTCTTTCTTTTTCGAAAGAATATTTTATATCATCAGCATCAATTTTTTTAGATGGAATTAATTTTGGTTCTTTTGGAATTGATGCTCTTTTTGAATTTGAAATTTCTTCTCAAAGCTTGAATTTTGTTTCATTTTGTACGGACACTTTTGTTAAAAGATTGAAAAATAAGTTATTGCAAGGTTAA
- a CDS encoding tetratricopeptide repeat protein → MRTIIMMITLSYGLTTNICPVITSTLNPNEQDKNYTIEKLYQKSMVLKKSKKYKKAIENLKKIVNIDHNQVDAHLLLSELEYLNKNWKKAIIKSQDYLKIIDFQDKKNFLDISWAYFLIGEVENSMDYIIKFFKSGKELFRENIFIAIDALFKKSIYHFIKNENPAFNTILISTFQLALNDDTLFVIFLNNLEIIKQIPFYYFNRKKLKELYLQISTLKTIQNTAFRS, encoded by the coding sequence ATGAGAACAATAATAATGATGATTACGCTTTCCTACGGTTTGACAACAAATATTTGTCCTGTAATAACATCAACATTAAACCCCAATGAACAAGACAAAAATTATACAATAGAAAAACTTTACCAAAAATCAATGGTACTAAAAAAATCAAAAAAATATAAAAAAGCTATAGAAAATCTAAAAAAAATAGTTAACATAGATCACAATCAAGTTGATGCTCATCTTTTGCTCTCAGAATTAGAATATTTAAATAAAAATTGGAAGAAAGCAATTATTAAATCTCAAGATTACTTAAAAATAATAGACTTTCAAGATAAAAAAAACTTTTTGGACATCTCTTGGGCATACTTTTTAATAGGAGAAGTTGAAAATTCAATGGACTACATAATTAAATTTTTCAAAAGCGGTAAAGAACTATTTAGAGAAAATATATTTATAGCAATTGATGCTCTTTTTAAAAAAAGCATTTATCACTTTATAAAGAATGAAAATCCAGCATTTAATACAATATTAATCTCAACGTTTCAATTAGCACTTAATGATGACACTTTATTTGTAATTTTTTTAAATAATTTGGAAATAATAAAACAAATACCCTTCTATTATTTTAATAGAAAAAAATTAAAAGAATTATATCTACAAATTAGTACTCTAAAAACAATTCAAAACACAGCCTTTAGAAGTTGA
- a CDS encoding SAM-dependent methyltransferase, whose protein sequence is MYRLDDEYSLKAKREGYLARSVYKLMEINEKFSLFSSGNVLDIGASPGSFSQYAYKKLKRGVLVSVDMNDIGLKYADNFYFIKGDIFLDDTVFKINTFSPYSLVISDVAPKTTGNRLLDTTNSFNLSMRVIDLSLEVLLKNGNLLVKVFQGGDEMQIFKKFEKYFKFVKKIRPKAIRKNSFEIYILGKSFGR, encoded by the coding sequence GTGTATCGCTTGGATGATGAGTATTCTCTAAAAGCTAAAAGAGAAGGATATTTGGCAAGATCTGTTTACAAGTTGATGGAAATTAATGAAAAATTTTCTTTATTTTCTTCTGGAAATGTTTTAGATATTGGTGCATCACCTGGCAGTTTTTCTCAATATGCTTATAAAAAGCTTAAAAGAGGCGTTCTCGTATCTGTAGATATGAATGATATTGGCCTTAAGTATGCTGATAACTTTTATTTTATAAAGGGAGATATATTTTTAGATGACACAGTTTTTAAGATTAATACGTTTAGTCCTTATAGTCTTGTAATTAGCGATGTGGCTCCCAAGACTACTGGAAATAGACTTTTAGATACTACCAATTCTTTTAATTTGAGTATGAGAGTAATAGATTTATCGCTTGAAGTTTTGCTTAAAAATGGAAATTTGCTTGTTAAAGTCTTTCAGGGAGGAGATGAGATGCAAATTTTTAAAAAGTTTGAAAAATATTTTAAATTTGTAAAAAAAATTAGACCCAAAGCTATAAGGAAAAATTCTTTTGAAATTTATATTTTAGGTAAGAGTTTTGGCAGGTAG